A region of Lepeophtheirus salmonis chromosome 13, UVic_Lsal_1.4, whole genome shotgun sequence DNA encodes the following proteins:
- the LOC121128658 gene encoding E3 ubiquitin-protein ligase RNF10 gives MRSRSPSPKIAMSDSWNPQVSCRSNGNSELGSKKQDAGNGRPRHASSTGARQKGGRPSKSYNHGLTPNTPQNYGGRRSNGGKSPKAAPSKEMISQGDGNYLQVGSVYNRGSKKSNYNHLLNFDYGPHRGYNDVRKIPHERESNKRKQVSPRFKYTKEHYLQANCQFLVKNNRDYSEHINDPDLPLDWEAIERVTLRTNDHPSCPICLYQPKVAKMTRCGHIYCWQCILHYLALSDDNWRKCPICDESVYKEDLKSVVTEPFSEHTIGDEIELNLMRRNRTSMFAYLTTKYLEEYEGKYPNLDQQYITYSKIVLASPEQIVSCIIEEEKNTLIQCYEMEKDEPESCFILEALNSLDERSKNLLAEVESSDNSLPELDKLSLNLGNNAHQCSAYIPTFENLRGRHEHEEDMNNKLCMNGRKEFYNFYQSSDGQKIFLHGLNAKMLERQFGDLKDAPSSIKGKILEKEIVTVTEELRSKFRYLHHLPLLSNIEFLELNLTSIHFDDQVVDEFKQQIENRKRKRNRKARDERKREKKIMIEENKLMGKYPDPKYRIESIFHFPDIGQDISHESNFENASSYEEEGVATFAKVIRQGNSNRPPMTRSDTFPSLGNGGVSHATASGGWGSNVQSIAASSYDLVENEDSPTVVPGKPSINFDLSTGVVVVKNKKGKKKSKNILILSSAPRPMI, from the exons ATGAGGAGTCGTTCTCCCTCTCCAAAAATTGCAATGTCGGACTCTTGGAATCCACAAGTTTCCTGCAGGTCCAACGGGAATTCCGAGCTCGGATCTAAGAAGCAAG ATGCTGGGAATGGAAGACCTCGTCATGCCTCCTCTACTGGGGCACGGCAAAAGGGGGGGCGTCCATCCAAATCCTATAACCATGGTCTTACTCCCAATACACCCCAAAATTATGGTGGACGTAGATCTAATGGTGGAAAGTCTCCGAAAGCGGCTCCCTCCAAAGAGATGATATCCCAGGGGGATGGGAATTATCTTCAAGTTGGATCAGTTTACAATAGAGGGTCCAAAAAGTCGAATTATAAtcatttacttaattttgaTTATGGACCCCATAGAGGATACAATGATGTTAGGAAGATTCCGCATGAAAGAGAGTCAAATAAGAGGAAACAAGTGTCTCCACGGTTTAAATACACAAAGGAGCATTATCTTCAAGCCAA TTGCCAATTTCTGGTGAAGAATAATCGAGATTACAGTGAGCATATTAATGATCCTGATCTTCCACTTGATTGGGAAGCAATTGAGAGGGTTACTCTAAGAACTAACGACCATCCATCTTGTCCTATTTGTCTATATCAGCCCAAAGTAGCAAAAATGACACGTTGTGGTCATATCTACTGTTGGCAGTGCATTCTTCATTATTTGGCACTCTCTGATGATAATTGGAGAAAGTGTCCTATATGTGATGAATCTGTCTATAAAGAGGATTTGAAAAG tgtTGTCACGGAACCGTTCTCTGAGCATACCATTGGTGatgaaattgaattgaatttgatgAGACGGAATAGAACTTCGATGTTTGCTTATctcacaacaaaatatttagaggAATACGAAGGAAAGTATCCAAATCTAGATCAACAATATATCACGTACTCCAAGATCGTACTTGCATCCCCTGAGCAAATAGTTTCTTGTATAATTGAAGAAGAGAAGAATACTCTAATTCAATGCTATGA GATGGAGAAAGATGAACCTGAATCATGTTTTATATTAGAAGCTTTAAATTCTCTTGACGAACGATCTAAAAATCTTCTTGCGGAGGTTGAATCTTCTGATAATAGCTTACCAGAACTTGATAAGCTATCATTAAATCTAGGCAATAATGCTCATCAGTGCTCGGCTTATATTCCTACGTTTGAAAATCTTCGTGGTAGACATGAACATGAGGAggatatgaataataaattatgcatgAATGGTCGGAAAgagttttataacttttatcaaTCTTCAGATGGACAGAAAATTTTTCTTCATGGTCTAAATGCAAAAATGTTGGAACGCCAATTTGGGGATTTGAAGGATGCCCCATCCTCAATCAAAggcaaaatattagaaaaagagATTGTTACAGTTACGGAGGAGCTACGCTCCAAGTTTCGTTATCTTCATCATCTACCCCTTCTTTCTAATATTGAGTTTCTTGAACTTAACTTGACATCTATTCATTTTGATGACCAAGTGGTTGATGAGTTTAAGCAACAGATTGAGAAtagaaaaaggaaaaggaaTCGTAAGGCAAGGGATGAAAGAAAGAGGGAGAAGAAAATTATGATTGAGGAAAATAAGCTCATGGGGAAATATCCTGATCCTAAATATAGAATTGAGTCCATCTTTCATTTCCCAGATATTGGACAAGATATATCCCATGAGAG CAACTTTGAAAATGCAAGTTCTTACGAGGAAGAAGGTGTGGCAACTTTTGCAAAG GTTATCCGTCAAGGAAATTCGAATCGTCCTCCGATGACTCGAAGCGATACCTTTCCATCTTTAGGAAACGGCGGAGTCAGTCATGCCACTGCGTCAGGTGGATGGGGTAGCAACGTACAATCTATTGCTGCCTCTTCATATGATTTGGTTGAAAATGAGGACTCCCCGACGGTTGTACCCGGCAAACCttctataaattttgatttaagcACTGGAGTTGTTGTAGTTAAGAACAAGAAGGGGAAAAAGAagagtaaaaatatacttatacttTCTTCAGCCCCTCGCCCAATGATATGA
- the LOC121128659 gene encoding mitochondrial glutathione transporter SLC25A40, with the protein MSEELSQREKMMSACVGSALVSFSMTPLDVVKIRLQSQTRHSSTCSYFLYSNGLGDHLCQRVVNGDALRKDICSCRWYNRPKYFNGTLDAFVKISRAEGISSLWSGLSPTLVLSLPTTVIYFLTYESLRMKFISRNTFSNDNVSSGVAGGIARIWAVTLVSPLELVRTKMQSQKMSFSEVRHAIFSLIKNSGPLSLWKGLTATMFRDVPFSSLYWPTYETVKHHLCKENRPPRFVDNLISGGIAGGLSSALTTPFDVIKTKRQIELGTKHTTNFAVAQRIVSENGFKGLLAGLTPRVMKVSPACAIMISSYEYCKSFFLSRHNKS; encoded by the exons ATGAGTGAGGAATTGAGTCAAAGAGAGAAAATGATGTCTGCATGCGTTGGATCCGCATTAGTTTCCTTCAGTATGACTCCATTGGACGTTGTCAAAATTCGTCTACAGTCCCAGACGCGTCATTCTTCTACTTGCTCGTATTTTTTATACTCAAATGGCCTTGGCGACCATTTGTGTCAAAG AGTAGTCAATGGTGATGCCCTTAGAAAGGATATCTGCTCTTGCCGGTGGTATAACCGTCCTAAATATTTCAATGGTACATTGGATGCTTTTGTTAAGATATCTCGAGCCGAGGGAATTTCCTCTCTTTGGAGTGGACTCTCTCCTACATTGGTTCTCTCTCTTCCAACTACTGTCATTTACTTTCTTACATATGAATCCCTTAGAATGAAATTTATCTCAAGAAATACATTCAGTAACGATAATGTATCAAGTGGTGTTGCGGGAGGCATTGCTCGCATATGGGCTGTCACATTAGTAAGTCCTTTGGAATTGGTTAGAACAAAAATGCAatctcaaaaaatgtcattcagtGAAGTCCGACACGCAATATTCAGTCTTATAAAGAACAGTGGACCTCTCTCCTTATGGAAAGGTCTCACTGCCACGATGTTTCGGGACGTTCCCTTTTCATCACTTTATTGGCCTACCTACGAAACAGTCAAACATCACCTATGTAAGGAAAACCGACCTCCCAGATTCGTGGACAATTTGATTTCCGGTGGGATCGCTGGAGGACTTTCTTCTGCCCTAACAACACCCTTTGACGTAATTAAAACAAAGAGGCAAATTGAACTAGGCACAAAGCATACCACCAATTTTGCCGTCGCTCAGAGAATAGTTTCCGAAAATGGATTCAAAGGTCTTCTTGCCGGACTTACACCTAGAGTTATGAAAGTATCACCTGCGTGTGCCATCATGATTTCTTCTTATGAAtattgtaaatcattttttttaagtagacaTAATAAATCTTGA